TTTCTCAGGAAAATAAAGGATTAAGCGGTGCAAGAAATACTGGAATGAATTATATTAAAGGCAGATATCTGCTATTTTTAGATTCTGATGACTGGTTAGAGTTAAATGCTCTTGAATTATTATATAATCATGCAAATGCTTTGAACTCTGAAATGGTGATTTTTCCATACAGATATTTTAATCAGGAAACTAAGCAATATGAGGAAAATGACTTTACAAAATTAAACATGTTTGATTCATCAGTTGATAATAAGAATTTTAACTATAAAAACATCCCTGAAACTGTATTTAGAATTCCTCATGAATCTATTAAATTATATGATGTCAAAACACTAAAGAAACTTGCTGTTAAATTTCCGGAAGGACTTAATTATGAAGATGCCTATTTCTTTTACAAAATCTTTTTTAAATTAAATAAAGTTTCAATTATCAGAACTCCAATTTATAATTACAGAATAAGAAATGATTCAATCTGCACAACAGGCACTGAAAAATCCTTTGATATATTTAAGATTTTAACTTCCATAAAAAATTTCTTAAAAGAAGATGAAATCTATGAAAGTTTTAAGGATGAATTTATTTTATTTACAGTTATTAATCTCAAATTCGTTTATTTAAGATTGGATGAACGATTTAGAGACAGATATCTTGAAAAAATAAAGAAAAATTATGAATTTTTTTCCCTAAATCAGGTTAACAAGAATCATTTAGCTACCTGGCATTTTGATGACAGGGCATTTTATCAGGCAATAGATGTTTCAAACAATGGAATCGAGTTCGAATTAAATTATAAGAAATTGTACTATGAATTTTTAGCTAATCATTATGAAGGTGTAATAGAACAGTTGTGTCATGAAAATCAAGTTTTAGCACAAGAAAACAATGATTTAAAAGAACAGTCAGCTGATACTTCTATTAAAAGTAAATTTAAGAAAATCGTGAAATTATGAGTTATAAATTAAGTGTCATTATTCCTGTTTTCAATGCTGAGGATTATATTAAAGAATGTTTGGATTCTGTTGTTGACCAAAGCTTAGGAATAGACAATATTGAAGTTATAATAGTCAATGATAATTCCTGTGACAGTACGTTAGATATAATCAGCCAATATGCTGATAAATATCCCTCTTTTAAATTAATTTCAAATAAAAGTAATCTGGGCCCCGGTGAAAGCAGAAATATGGCTCTTAAGGAAGTTAGCTCAGATTATGTAACTTACTTGGATGCAGATGATTTTATATCACAAAATGCATATGAAGATGCATTATCTAAAATAAATGAATTTAATGCAGATTTATTGATTTATAATTGGGAAACATACACTGGAAGCGATTATGTTGAACCAATAAATATCCACCAGCAAAACACTTTGGAAAATAAATTAATAACTGATATTAAGCAGAATCCTAAGCTATTTTTATCAACAGCTCCATGGAATAAGATTTATCATAGAAGCTTATTTAAATATCTGAAATTCTCCAAAGGTTTTTATGAAGACAATATTGTAGCTATTTTAGCTTTAATCAATGCTAAAAGGATATTTTTATCAAAAGATTCTATTTATTACTATAGAAAGAATTCCGATTCAACTACTGAAAACATTACAGTTGATAGTTCTATTCATCTTTCAAATTCAATAAAAGAAATATTTGATTTAAGATATGAATATCCGGAGTTTTTAAATTATCTTAAATTGCTTAACATTAATTTTATTTATGATATTCTATTTTGGATTTATTATTACAACTGGACACTGGCTGATGAGCTTAAAATAATTAATAAACTTAAATCAGTTATTATTCCACTTAAAAAAGAAGACATTGACAGATTTAAACAACTTTTCCCAGATAAACTTAGCTATGGAGAGGATATTTTAGATTTGAACAATTATGATGCTGAAACATTTTTAGCCAAATATAAATATTTTAACAGATTAAATAAAGTAAATTCACAGGCTAGCTTATATGTTGATGCAGGAAATGGATTTAATGAATCAGATAAAGTAGCTATTGACTATTCACCTTTAAAAAAGAATAATCTTGAATTCAGCCTGGAAAAATTTGATAATATATCTAAGCTGCGTTTTGACCCTTTGGAAGGCAGTTTTGTTAAGTGTAGGATAACTAATAATTTACCGATAAGTGATGCAAATTGTGATAACTCAGTTGATGATGACTGTCAGATATTTACTAATTTGGATCCATATTATGTTTTGGATGCTGATTTTAGTGATATTTCAAGTATTCAAATTAATTTTGATTTGGAAATCTTAACTAATGATGATATTGCTAATTTATTTAGACAAAAGGACAATATTATAAATGATTTGCAAGTAAAACCTAAAAAAAGGAAATTTAGCTTTTTCAATAAAAAGGAGTAATTTTCAATGTCTGATATTTCATATTCAAAATTTTTAATTAAATCTAAATTCAATCCAAAAAAAGCAAAAAAATACATGGAAAGCTATGATAAGATAATGGAATCAGGATTATTTGATAAAAATTATTATCTTAAAGCGTATCCGCACATTGCTAAATCTGGAATGGATCCTTTGGTTCATTATTTATTTTATGGATATAAGGAAGATAAAAATCCTTCTGCTCAGTTTAATTTAAAAAGATATTTGGAAGAATATCCGGAAATTAAAAAAATGGGATTAAATCCTTTAGTTCACTATATTGACAATGATCATGAAGGTTTTACTTTGGAAGAAAATCCTTTTGTGGCACGCAGAAAGAAAATATTGGATACCAACTCTTTATTTTTAGCTGATTATAGCTTTGATAGCGAACCTTTAGTTTCAATTATAATTTTAAACAGAAACGGTTTAGGACATTTGCAAAGATTATTTGCAGATTTTGATAAGAAAACAAATTATTCAAACTATGAAATTATTGTAGTTGATAATGCGTCCTGTGATAAGTCTGTTGAGTATTTGCACTCTTTGGATTTGCCAATTAGAGTTATTGAAAACAGTGAAAATGTCAGCTTTTCAAAAGGAAACAATGATGCAGCTAAAATAGCTAATGGGGAGTATTTGATTTTATTGAATAATGATATTGAACCGACATACGGATGGCTTAATGAAATGGTTGGAACCGTCTTAAATAATGAAAATGTAGGTTCTGTTGGAGCCAAATTAATATTTCCTTACTATGAAGATATGGAAAGCCAGGGAAAATCATTTTCAATTCAGCATGCAGGAGTAAAATTTAGAGAAGAAAGAACACCTTATATTTATGGGCCATATCATGAGCATATGTATTTAACAATGCTTTTTTCAGATGAGTTAAATCATCAAAAAGAAGTGATTTCAAATACTGCCGCATGTTTATTGGTTCCAAAAGAAGTTTATTTTGAATTGGACGGGCTGGATGAACAGTATATTTATGGATATGAAGACATTGACTTTGCATTTAAGTTATACAAGGCAGGATATAAAACAATCTACAATCCTGCAGTGTTACTCTTCCATCATGAATCAGCAACAAGACATGAAGATGATGACAGGAAAAATCAGCTGAATTATCACAATATAATGCACTTTGCTGATAAGTGGGGAGACTTCATTTTTAAGGAAATTTTAAAGGATAAAATTGAGGCAAATAACTTTTTCACAAATAAAAAACTGGATTTCACGATTGTAGGTAAAAATAATGATTTAGTAAAAAAAGCAGTTTTTAAATTAAACAGTGAGGGTTATAATGTTAAACTTGTTCCCAATATTGGTGATTTGGACATCGGCCAGGACTGTGATATTTTAATATCAACTGAAAAGGAATATGATATTAAAAATGTAAGCTCAAGACTTAATTTAATAAAAATTTTAATATCTGATGAAGATAATGATGGTTATGACATGGTTTTAAGTGAAAATGACTTTGAATTTAATCTTTTAGATAAAATTAAAGAAAAATATTTGTGATACTATGAGTTATGAGGAAATTTATGAAACATATCAGGAAGTTGCAAAGGAGCATATCAACAGGGATTTATTTAATCATTCCTCAGAAGATGCGGCTGAAACAATTGAAGATATTAAAAATAATAAAATAGCTATTTATACAGCTTTCACAGGTGATTATGATACTCTAAAAGAACCTGAAGTAATTGATGAAAACTGTGATTACATATGTTTTACAGATAACCCTAATTTGGAGTCTGACACTTGGAAAATTATTCAAATGGAAGAAACTACCTTAGACAATAATAGGAAAGCCAAACAATATAAATTACTTCCTCATAAATATTTAAAAGATTACAAATACAGTTTTTGGCTGGATGGGACATTTAGAATAAAAGGAAGCATCAGGGAATATATCTACAAAAACATCAGGGCTTCCTCTCCAATGCTTTGTGTAGTTCACACAGAAAGGGACTGTGTTTACGAGGAATACGAAGCTTCTAAAATAATTCCAAGATATCCTCGTGCTGTAATGGAAGAACAGATTAATTATTATAAAAGTCAGGGGTTCCCGGAAAAATACGGATTGGGAGTAATGGGAGCTATTTTCAGAAAACACAATGATTCCTTAGTTATTAAAGTCATGGAAGATTGGTGGAATGAAAATATCAGGTTTACAAATCAGGACCAGCTTAGTTTTGCATATGTATGTTGGAAAAATGATTTCCATCCGTCAGTTAGTTTAATTTATTACTGGGACAATGAATACTGGGCCAAAGACAAGGGCAATTACCACCATAAGGTAGTGTTTTCAATGCCTATAACCAGTGATAACCTGAGAGCTAAAATAGGAACTCAGGTAGAAAATATGGACATTGGGGATACAATCGAGCTTTCAAAAGAAGAAATGTATCTTTTAATTAATGATGTAAAAGGAATGGCAGGTTATAGAATAGATACTGCAGGCAGAGTGGGATACCTGCAAAATGAATATAATACCTTTTTAAATTCCAATTCATTAAAGCTTACAAAACCGTTAAGAGTAGCTGGAGATGTAGCTAGAAAAGTTAAGAATAACCATTTCTTAAAATTCGCCAAACATAAAAATGCAGAAGAAAACATTAATATTTATGATACTATAAAACATTTTGGCATTTTTGACGAGGCAGAATACAAAAAATTGCATGGGGAGGTTGGAGATGCTGTTTTACATTTTATAGAAGAAGGTTCAAAAACAGACAGCATTGATGATAAATTAAAATATATCAATTCAATATTTGATTTATATTATTATATCAGCTCAAACAATCTTTCAGCTGATGAAGACCCTCTTATTCATTATATAACTAAAGGTTTTGATAAAAAATTAGCTATTAATAGAAATTATCCTCATTTTGTCGAGTATTTGCATGGAAATTTACATGAGCAGTTAGATGCTTTTGTCACTAAAAGAATAAAAGAAAAACTGGCTGATGAGAGTTATATTTCAGATTCAAAAATTTTAATTGATTATATTCATACAAATCATGAATTTAAAACAGATACAATTAAAGTGGGAGTATTTTTAGAGGATAATTTTGATAATATGAATGCATGTCCATTTATAAGGATTCATTCATTGTTTAAAGAGTTAAGCAAAAGCGGAGACTATCATTTCTTTGTTTATGGTCAGGAAATTCTACCTTTAATTGATGTGAATCAAATAATCAAATCAAAAATCTTTGATGTAATTGTAATTCAAAGAGTAAATCCGTTTTCCACTAAACTAGCTAAAAAAGCTAAACAGCATGGAATTAAATTGGTTTATGAAACTGATGATGACTTTTTGGATATGAATTCGTCCAATCCCTCATTTAACTATATTCAGGGTAATTTGGCAAATATTAAAAAGCTGGTTTCTGCAGCTGATGAAATAGTTGTAAGTACTTCAGAGCTTAAAAGACGTTTCGATAACCTGAATTTGTCCAGCAATGTAACAATCATTAGAAATTACTACTTGGATAATGTATTGCCATTAAAAGAATTTTCATATAGTGGCAATCAGTATGTAAAAATAGGTTACTTTGGAACAATGACTCATAATAATGATTTGGAGCTTATTCATAATGTTATATTAAGATTAAAAGATATTTTCTCTAAAAAAGGTATTCAGGTTGATTTGGAAGTCATTGGAGCATCTATTGATGAAAATGTAGACTGGTTCAATGTTAAAAAAATGCCGTATTATCCAATGTCAATGGCTACATTTATGAAGTGGATATCTGTCAGGGCGAACTGGGATATTGGAATAATTCCATTAGTTAACACAGAATTCAATAAATGCAAAAGTGAGTTAAAATACATTGAATTTACAGCTCTTGGAGTTCCGATAGTAGCTAGTGATGTTGATGCATATAAAGGTACTGTTGAAGAAGGAGTAACTGGATTTTTAGCCAATAGTGAAGATGAGTGGGTAAATAAATTATCTATGTTGATTGAAA
This genomic stretch from Methanobrevibacter smithii ATCC 35061 harbors:
- a CDS encoding glycosyltransferase family 2 protein; the encoded protein is MPQISVVVPVYNVEKYLRECLDSLANQTFEDFEVICVNDGSDDSSPDILEEYASEDERFKIVSQENKGLSGARNTGMNYIKGRYLLFLDSDDWLELNALELLYNHANALNSEMVIFPYRYFNQETKQYEENDFTKLNMFDSSVDNKNFNYKNIPETVFRIPHESIKLYDVKTLKKLAVKFPEGLNYEDAYFFYKIFFKLNKVSIIRTPIYNYRIRNDSICTTGTEKSFDIFKILTSIKNFLKEDEIYESFKDEFILFTVINLKFVYLRLDERFRDRYLEKIKKNYEFFSLNQVNKNHLATWHFDDRAFYQAIDVSNNGIEFELNYKKLYYEFLANHYEGVIEQLCHENQVLAQENNDLKEQSADTSIKSKFKKIVKL
- a CDS encoding glycosyltransferase family 2 protein, translating into MSYKLSVIIPVFNAEDYIKECLDSVVDQSLGIDNIEVIIVNDNSCDSTLDIISQYADKYPSFKLISNKSNLGPGESRNMALKEVSSDYVTYLDADDFISQNAYEDALSKINEFNADLLIYNWETYTGSDYVEPINIHQQNTLENKLITDIKQNPKLFLSTAPWNKIYHRSLFKYLKFSKGFYEDNIVAILALINAKRIFLSKDSIYYYRKNSDSTTENITVDSSIHLSNSIKEIFDLRYEYPEFLNYLKLLNINFIYDILFWIYYYNWTLADELKIINKLKSVIIPLKKEDIDRFKQLFPDKLSYGEDILDLNNYDAETFLAKYKYFNRLNKVNSQASLYVDAGNGFNESDKVAIDYSPLKKNNLEFSLEKFDNISKLRFDPLEGSFVKCRITNNLPISDANCDNSVDDDCQIFTNLDPYYVLDADFSDISSIQINFDLEILTNDDIANLFRQKDNIINDLQVKPKKRKFSFFNKKE
- a CDS encoding glycosyltransferase family 2 protein is translated as MSDISYSKFLIKSKFNPKKAKKYMESYDKIMESGLFDKNYYLKAYPHIAKSGMDPLVHYLFYGYKEDKNPSAQFNLKRYLEEYPEIKKMGLNPLVHYIDNDHEGFTLEENPFVARRKKILDTNSLFLADYSFDSEPLVSIIILNRNGLGHLQRLFADFDKKTNYSNYEIIVVDNASCDKSVEYLHSLDLPIRVIENSENVSFSKGNNDAAKIANGEYLILLNNDIEPTYGWLNEMVGTVLNNENVGSVGAKLIFPYYEDMESQGKSFSIQHAGVKFREERTPYIYGPYHEHMYLTMLFSDELNHQKEVISNTAACLLVPKEVYFELDGLDEQYIYGYEDIDFAFKLYKAGYKTIYNPAVLLFHHESATRHEDDDRKNQLNYHNIMHFADKWGDFIFKEILKDKIEANNFFTNKKLDFTIVGKNNDLVKKAVFKLNSEGYNVKLVPNIGDLDIGQDCDILISTEKEYDIKNVSSRLNLIKILISDEDNDGYDMVLSENDFEFNLLDKIKEKYL
- a CDS encoding glycosyltransferase domain-containing protein, whose translation is MSYEEIYETYQEVAKEHINRDLFNHSSEDAAETIEDIKNNKIAIYTAFTGDYDTLKEPEVIDENCDYICFTDNPNLESDTWKIIQMEETTLDNNRKAKQYKLLPHKYLKDYKYSFWLDGTFRIKGSIREYIYKNIRASSPMLCVVHTERDCVYEEYEASKIIPRYPRAVMEEQINYYKSQGFPEKYGLGVMGAIFRKHNDSLVIKVMEDWWNENIRFTNQDQLSFAYVCWKNDFHPSVSLIYYWDNEYWAKDKGNYHHKVVFSMPITSDNLRAKIGTQVENMDIGDTIELSKEEMYLLINDVKGMAGYRIDTAGRVGYLQNEYNTFLNSNSLKLTKPLRVAGDVARKVKNNHFLKFAKHKNAEENINIYDTIKHFGIFDEAEYKKLHGEVGDAVLHFIEEGSKTDSIDDKLKYINSIFDLYYYISSNNLSADEDPLIHYITKGFDKKLAINRNYPHFVEYLHGNLHEQLDAFVTKRIKEKLADESYISDSKILIDYIHTNHEFKTDTIKVGVFLEDNFDNMNACPFIRIHSLFKELSKSGDYHFFVYGQEILPLIDVNQIIKSKIFDVIVIQRVNPFSTKLAKKAKQHGIKLVYETDDDFLDMNSSNPSFNYIQGNLANIKKLVSAADEIVVSTSELKRRFDNLNLSSNVTIIRNYYLDNVLPLKEFSYSGNQYVKIGYFGTMTHNNDLELIHNVILRLKDIFSKKGIQVDLEVIGASIDENVDWFNVKKMPYYPMSMATFMKWISVRANWDIGIIPLVNTEFNKCKSELKYIEFTALGVPIVASDVDAYKGTVEEGVTGFLANSEDEWVNKLSMLIENPKLRHGILNNARDDILKNYDLRSRAKQWDEIFKRVS